Proteins found in one Limnothrix sp. FACHB-406 genomic segment:
- a CDS encoding photosystem II reaction center protein T, which translates to MESVAYILILALAIGTLFFAIAFREPPRIGK; encoded by the coding sequence ATGGAAAGCGTTGCCTACATTTTGATTTTGGCGTTGGCGATCGGGACGTTGTTTTTTGCAATTGCCTTCCGCGAGCCTCCTCGGATTGGCAAGTAG
- a CDS encoding SPFH domain-containing protein, whose product MDAVLGLLVSLAVGLGYFASSARVIEQGNKALVERLGRYQRTLDPGLNFVIPFVDSLIVETVRERDLDIAPQQVITKDGLAIEVDALVSWRIVNLKAAYYNVDNLDDSLRNLVLTELRARFGQIDLEETFSKIEELNNYLLERLDTITTEWGIKVLRVAIQNIKRPEEIDRAMERARIAERERQAAVQEAEGKRDAAIAEAEGRKRAAVSEAEGIVQAVQLISAAMQDRPQNKGVLEQMVKFLVAQRYVDASQRISESPNSKVIFMDPKALTETVNGIMEGEESTPARHNHVHGKIDFADLDGPGGA is encoded by the coding sequence GTGGATGCAGTGTTGGGGCTACTCGTTTCTCTCGCCGTGGGCTTGGGCTATTTTGCCAGCTCCGCTCGGGTGATTGAACAGGGAAATAAAGCATTGGTTGAGCGCCTCGGTCGCTATCAACGCACGCTCGATCCGGGATTGAACTTTGTGATTCCGTTCGTGGATTCGCTGATTGTCGAAACCGTGCGGGAACGCGACCTGGATATCGCCCCCCAGCAAGTCATCACCAAAGACGGCTTGGCGATCGAGGTAGATGCCCTCGTTTCTTGGCGCATCGTTAACTTAAAAGCCGCCTACTACAACGTTGATAATCTAGATGATTCCCTCAGAAACCTGGTTTTGACGGAATTACGCGCCCGATTCGGCCAAATTGATCTAGAGGAGACCTTCTCCAAAATTGAAGAATTGAATAATTACCTGCTGGAGCGCCTCGATACCATTACCACTGAGTGGGGCATCAAGGTGCTGCGGGTGGCCATCCAAAACATCAAGCGCCCTGAAGAGATCGATCGCGCCATGGAGCGGGCCCGAATTGCCGAACGGGAGCGTCAAGCCGCCGTTCAAGAGGCAGAAGGAAAGCGCGATGCAGCCATTGCCGAAGCGGAAGGGCGCAAGCGGGCCGCCGTTTCTGAGGCGGAAGGGATTGTGCAAGCGGTGCAGCTCATTTCGGCCGCTATGCAGGATCGTCCCCAAAACAAGGGGGTCTTGGAGCAAATGGTGAAATTCCTGGTGGCTCAGCGCTATGTGGACGCTAGCCAGCGCATTAGCGAAAGCCCCAACTCCAAGGTGATCTTTATGGATCCCAAAGCCCTCACGGAAACCGTCAACGGCATCATGGAAGGCGAGGAATCAACCCCCGCTCGCCACAACCATGTACATGGCAAAATTGACTTCGCAGACTTGGATGGCCCGGGCGGCGCTTAG
- a CDS encoding lipopolysaccharide assembly protein LapB, translating to MTNQKQNRWLTSAVLFLALLAFVGLSVLPLLGGLRQTPNSAASPGTSPASSERDRLMNEAKGYELVLQREPDNQTALRGLLEAKLKMGDRKGAIAPLAKLAELNPSEPDYGILLAQAQKEAGDLEAAAATYRTLLDRQPNSLKALQGLATLLVEQQRPQAAVGLVQESLDQAIAANKSKPNSADVVSIRLLLGEVYVKLERYDDAIAAFDKALEGNPKDFRPVLAKAIVLRNQGKTQQAEELFATAAGLAPDRFKDQIRKLAATEPGAEPTPAASPSPSPAQP from the coding sequence GTGACGAATCAAAAGCAAAACCGTTGGCTCACGAGCGCTGTGCTGTTTTTGGCGCTACTCGCTTTTGTTGGACTGTCGGTGCTGCCCTTGTTGGGAGGCCTACGCCAAACCCCCAATTCTGCCGCCAGCCCGGGAACTAGCCCGGCCAGCTCGGAGCGCGATCGACTCATGAATGAGGCCAAGGGCTATGAGTTGGTGCTGCAACGGGAGCCGGACAATCAAACGGCCCTGCGGGGGCTGTTGGAAGCCAAGCTGAAAATGGGCGATCGCAAGGGGGCGATCGCGCCGTTGGCCAAGCTAGCGGAGCTGAACCCTTCCGAACCGGACTACGGCATTCTGTTAGCCCAAGCCCAGAAAGAGGCGGGGGACTTGGAAGCGGCGGCAGCCACCTACCGCACCCTGCTCGATCGCCAGCCCAACAGCCTCAAGGCCCTGCAAGGATTGGCCACCCTGTTGGTGGAACAGCAGCGCCCCCAAGCGGCCGTGGGTTTGGTGCAGGAGTCGTTGGATCAGGCGATCGCGGCCAATAAAAGCAAGCCCAACAGCGCCGATGTGGTATCAATTCGGCTGCTCTTGGGCGAGGTTTACGTCAAGTTAGAGCGGTATGACGACGCGATCGCTGCGTTTGACAAGGCCCTAGAGGGCAATCCCAAGGATTTTCGACCGGTTTTGGCCAAGGCGATCGTGCTGCGCAACCAAGGCAAGACTCAACAGGCTGAGGAATTGTTTGCAACGGCTGCGGGGTTAGCACCCGATCGATTCAAAGATCAAATTCGCAAGCTGGCGGCCACGGAACCCGGCGCTGAACCAACCCCCGCCGCCAGCCCCAGTCCGTCGCCCGCACAGCCCTAG
- the nrdR gene encoding transcriptional regulator NrdR has protein sequence MRCPFCHHTDSRVLESRAAEGGQSIRRRRECLACLRRFTTYERVEFVPIAVVKRDGRRESFDRSKLLRGLIRACEKTGIGVEQLESIVDEIEAEVQQRSIREVKTNELGELVLDRLRLLSEVAYVRFASVYQQFQGIRDFVETLDRLRAERAEAHIWPTATPLLEDVALGGDHNS, from the coding sequence GTGCGGTGTCCGTTCTGCCATCACACGGATAGTCGGGTGCTTGAATCGCGGGCGGCGGAAGGCGGACAAAGCATTCGGCGGCGGCGCGAGTGTTTGGCTTGTTTACGGCGCTTCACAACCTACGAACGGGTGGAATTTGTGCCGATCGCGGTGGTCAAGCGAGACGGGCGGCGGGAATCGTTCGATCGCTCAAAGCTACTGCGGGGGTTAATTCGCGCCTGTGAAAAAACTGGCATTGGCGTAGAACAGTTGGAATCGATCGTGGACGAAATTGAAGCGGAAGTCCAACAGCGATCGATTCGGGAAGTGAAAACCAATGAATTAGGCGAACTGGTGCTTGATCGGTTGCGATTGCTCAGCGAAGTGGCCTACGTGCGCTTTGCCTCGGTATATCAGCAATTTCAGGGCATTCGGGATTTTGTGGAAACCCTCGATCGATTGCGAGCCGAGCGGGCTGAAGCGCATATTTGGCCAACGGCCACCCCCCTTCTGGAGGATGTTGCTCTGGGCGGCGACCATAATTCCTGA
- a CDS encoding alpha-mannosidase, which translates to MTPQNSEPWQFSIDRLRSLTRYRCQTAWQGWRGELRLDWALDPDRWSRWPQMAVNDKGHIPVAAGRSTLWLAQRIVIPEYLAEPYPIAGLTLRLALGWWAEVAEIYLNGQFVQAGDLFDPACRRLLSAAAEPGMAFDLAIRLVSPGHDQGALVKAELIFETASLVDRLDPGTLADELAVVAQFATLESPDRPDRASLDQAIRQIHWAALADRVAFEASLQRARQTLVAAGWADWLKQRQIHAVGHAHLDMAWLWPVADTWDAADRTFRSVLQLQTEFPDLTFTHSSPALFEWLAADRPALMAQVRDRVAEGRWELAAGLWIEPDLNCISGESIARQILYGQQFALNHQGQWVADQPARIAWLPDTFGFCWQLPQLLRLGGIDIFATQKLRWNDTTRFPHEAITWESPDGSQVLGWMLPPIGTDADPLAIARYAVDWEQATGQPTSLWLPGLGDRGGGPTREMLEQWQRWSASPLFPQLGFGRVTDLGAKLAAIDTWPRWRDELYLEFHRGCYTTHLDQKLANRRCEGLLYEAELWWSLAEMAGLVTSELATAAFADLEQAWKRVLFNQFHDILPGTSIPEVYETVNGDWQVAEAGALAGRDRALSHWCAAIDLTQPPVAGASPVVIFNSLSWERSGVVELALPPGSWRAVSGDGQPLLTQRSGPRGDQLLVQVNDCPGVGYQCLWLVPDAEPTMVDLQHLPSEPPILQNPWLRVTIDPITGNISSLFDIIQNCEILSGPGNELQAFRDAGQYWDAWNIDPAYETNALPPAQLLDWRWEESGPVRQVLRVRRQVGQSVITQDYVLESRSPLLQIRTTAQWQETQVLLKAAFPLSDEPDLATYEIPCGAIVRPTRPSTAAEQAKWEVPALRWADLAARLIADHPAVPGRSTPDATPDATPDRTPQIADPTPQDVAAWGVSLLTTGPHGFDAKPGQLRLSLLRSPCWPDPHSDRGTWEFTYAIYPHLGGWQGAQTVQRSAELQSPLLACWVPVPVTEEPPLAEAAADSAIAPQLPTQATLLNLGCDYAQLMALTRHPQRADRWVLRLYESVGRSGQLHLTSDLPLTWGDRVNLLGDPLPDSTPTPTATTPADPASTKAIKPWQICCLELDRLN; encoded by the coding sequence GTGACTCCGCAGAATTCTGAGCCTTGGCAGTTCTCGATTGATCGGCTGCGTTCCCTCACTCGATATCGCTGCCAAACCGCTTGGCAGGGGTGGCGAGGGGAATTGCGCCTAGATTGGGCCTTGGATCCCGATCGGTGGTCGCGTTGGCCGCAGATGGCGGTGAATGATAAGGGCCACATCCCTGTGGCGGCGGGGCGATCGACCCTGTGGTTGGCCCAACGGATTGTGATTCCGGAATATTTGGCAGAACCCTACCCGATCGCGGGGCTGACGCTGCGACTGGCCTTGGGTTGGTGGGCGGAAGTGGCGGAAATTTATCTGAATGGGCAATTTGTCCAAGCGGGCGATCTCTTCGATCCGGCCTGTCGGCGGTTGCTGAGCGCGGCGGCGGAACCGGGCATGGCGTTTGATTTGGCGATTCGATTGGTGTCACCCGGCCATGATCAAGGGGCGCTGGTGAAGGCAGAGCTGATTTTTGAGACGGCTTCTTTGGTCGATCGCCTGGATCCGGGAACGCTGGCCGATGAGTTGGCGGTGGTGGCTCAGTTTGCCACTTTGGAATCGCCCGATCGCCCCGATCGCGCCAGTTTGGATCAGGCGATCCGTCAAATTCACTGGGCGGCCTTAGCCGATCGGGTGGCCTTTGAAGCCTCCCTGCAACGGGCCCGCCAAACCCTGGTGGCCGCCGGTTGGGCCGACTGGCTCAAGCAGCGACAAATTCACGCCGTGGGCCATGCTCACCTGGATATGGCTTGGCTCTGGCCCGTGGCGGATACCTGGGATGCGGCCGATCGCACCTTTCGATCGGTCTTGCAGTTGCAAACGGAATTTCCTGACCTCACCTTCACCCATTCCAGCCCGGCCCTGTTTGAGTGGTTGGCGGCCGATCGCCCGGCCCTGATGGCTCAAGTGCGCGATCGGGTTGCGGAAGGGCGGTGGGAACTGGCGGCGGGCCTGTGGATTGAGCCGGACTTGAACTGCATCAGCGGCGAATCGATCGCCCGCCAAATTCTTTACGGTCAACAATTTGCCCTGAACCATCAAGGCCAGTGGGTGGCGGATCAACCGGCCCGGATTGCCTGGTTGCCCGATACCTTTGGGTTCTGCTGGCAATTGCCGCAACTGTTGCGGTTAGGGGGCATTGATATTTTTGCCACCCAAAAACTGCGCTGGAACGACACCACCCGCTTTCCCCACGAGGCCATCACCTGGGAAAGCCCCGATGGGTCGCAAGTGTTGGGCTGGATGTTGCCGCCCATTGGCACGGACGCGGATCCCCTGGCGATCGCTCGGTATGCCGTCGATTGGGAACAGGCCACCGGCCAACCCACCAGCCTTTGGTTGCCGGGGCTGGGGGATCGAGGAGGCGGCCCCACCCGGGAAATGCTGGAGCAGTGGCAGCGTTGGTCTGCTTCTCCCCTATTCCCGCAGCTAGGGTTTGGACGGGTGACCGACTTGGGTGCAAAACTCGCCGCGATCGACACCTGGCCCCGCTGGCGCGATGAACTGTATCTGGAGTTTCATCGTGGTTGCTACACCACCCACTTGGATCAAAAGCTGGCCAACCGTCGCTGTGAAGGACTGCTGTATGAAGCGGAGCTTTGGTGGTCTTTGGCGGAAATGGCAGGGCTGGTGACTTCCGAGTTGGCCACCGCTGCTTTTGCAGACTTAGAGCAGGCCTGGAAACGGGTGCTGTTTAACCAATTCCATGACATTTTGCCCGGTACTTCGATCCCCGAAGTCTACGAAACCGTGAATGGGGATTGGCAGGTGGCGGAAGCCGGAGCCTTGGCCGGGCGCGATCGCGCATTAAGTCACTGGTGCGCTGCGATCGACCTGACCCAACCGCCCGTGGCCGGAGCTTCCCCCGTGGTGATTTTTAACAGCCTCAGTTGGGAGCGATCGGGCGTGGTGGAACTGGCGTTGCCCCCGGGATCTTGGCGAGCGGTGAGTGGCGATGGGCAACCGTTGTTAACTCAGCGATCGGGGCCCCGGGGCGATCAGTTGTTGGTGCAGGTGAATGACTGTCCCGGCGTGGGTTATCAATGCCTGTGGTTAGTGCCCGATGCCGAACCCACGATGGTGGATTTGCAACATTTACCCAGCGAGCCGCCGATTTTGCAAAATCCCTGGTTACGGGTCACGATCGATCCGATTACCGGCAACATCAGCAGTTTGTTTGACATCATCCAAAATTGCGAAATCTTGTCCGGCCCCGGCAACGAGCTGCAAGCCTTTCGGGACGCGGGGCAATATTGGGACGCTTGGAATATTGATCCCGCCTACGAAACCAACGCGCTGCCTCCGGCTCAACTGTTGGATTGGCGATGGGAAGAGTCCGGCCCCGTGCGCCAAGTTCTGCGAGTGCGGCGACAGGTGGGGCAATCGGTGATCACTCAAGATTACGTTCTGGAGTCCCGATCGCCCCTGTTGCAAATTCGCACTACCGCCCAATGGCAAGAAACCCAAGTGCTTTTAAAAGCCGCCTTTCCCCTCAGTGACGAACCGGATCTCGCCACCTATGAAATTCCTTGCGGGGCAATTGTTCGCCCCACCCGACCCAGCACCGCCGCCGAACAAGCAAAGTGGGAAGTGCCCGCCCTGCGCTGGGCTGACCTGGCCGCCCGGTTAATTGCGGATCATCCTGCTGTGCCTGGGCGATCGACCCCCGATGCGACCCCTGACGCGACCCCCGATCGGACTCCCCAAATTGCGGATCCCACGCCGCAGGATGTGGCGGCCTGGGGGGTGAGTTTATTAACCACGGGGCCCCATGGGTTTGATGCCAAGCCGGGGCAATTGCGCCTGAGTTTGTTGCGATCGCCCTGTTGGCCCGATCCCCACAGCGATCGGGGTACCTGGGAATTCACCTACGCAATCTATCCCCACTTGGGCGGCTGGCAAGGGGCCCAGACGGTGCAGCGATCGGCCGAGTTGCAATCACCGCTCTTGGCCTGTTGGGTTCCTGTGCCCGTCACTGAGGAGCCGCCATTAGCCGAAGCTGCGGCCGATTCGGCGATCGCGCCCCAGTTGCCCACCCAAGCCACCTTGCTCAACTTGGGCTGTGACTATGCCCAACTGATGGCCCTCACACGCCATCCCCAACGGGCCGATCGCTGGGTGTTGCGGCTTTATGAAAGTGTCGGCCGATCGGGTCAGTTGCACCTGACTAGCGATTTGCCCTTGACCTGGGGCGATCGGGTCAATTTGTTGGGCGATCCCCTGCCGGACTCCACCCCAACGCCCACAGCAACAACCCCAGCAGACCCCGCCAGCACAAAGGCGATCAAGCCCTGGCAAATTTGTTGCCTGGAACTCGATCGCCTCAACTAA
- the psbB gene encoding photosystem II chlorophyll-binding protein CP47: MGLPWYRVHTVVLNDPGRLIAVHLMHTALVAGWAGSMALFELSNFDPSDPVLNPMWRQGMFVLPFMARLGVTESWGGWSVTGETATNVGFWSFEGVATAHIVLSGLLFLAAVWHWVFWDLELFTDPRTGEPALDLPKMFGIHLFLSGLLCFGFGAFHLTGLFGPGMWVSDPYGITGHVQPVAPEWGPDGFNPFNPGGIVAHHIAAGIVGIIAGLFHLSVRPPERLYKALRMGNIETVLSSSIAAVFFSAFVVAGTMWYGNATTPIELFGPTRYQWDSGYFQQEIQRRVQTDVAAGKSLDEAWSAIPEKLAFYDYVGNSPAKGGLFRVGKMNSGDGMAKKWLGHAVFTDAEGRELNVRRLPNFFETFPVVMTDADGVVRADIPFRRAESRLSVEQSGVTAKVYGGALGGQTFTNPADVKRLARRSQLGEPFEFDTTDADGVFRTSPRGWFTFAHASFALLFFFGHIWHGARTLFRDVFAGIEADLGEQIEFGAFQKLGDLTTRKESV; encoded by the coding sequence ATGGGACTACCCTGGTATCGAGTGCATACAGTCGTCCTGAATGACCCAGGCCGACTGATTGCCGTACACCTAATGCACACAGCGCTTGTGGCCGGCTGGGCCGGTTCCATGGCGCTGTTTGAGCTATCCAACTTCGATCCGAGCGATCCCGTTCTGAACCCCATGTGGCGGCAAGGCATGTTCGTGCTGCCCTTCATGGCGCGTTTGGGCGTGACCGAATCGTGGGGCGGCTGGAGCGTCACGGGTGAAACTGCCACCAACGTCGGCTTCTGGAGCTTTGAAGGCGTAGCAACTGCCCACATCGTCCTTTCGGGTCTGCTGTTCTTGGCAGCCGTTTGGCACTGGGTGTTCTGGGATTTGGAACTGTTCACCGATCCCCGCACGGGCGAACCCGCCCTCGACTTGCCGAAGATGTTCGGCATCCACCTGTTCTTGTCTGGTCTTCTCTGCTTTGGTTTCGGTGCATTCCACCTCACGGGTCTGTTTGGACCAGGGATGTGGGTGTCTGACCCCTATGGCATCACTGGCCATGTCCAGCCCGTTGCGCCCGAGTGGGGTCCCGATGGCTTTAACCCCTTTAACCCCGGCGGGATTGTGGCCCACCACATCGCTGCGGGGATTGTCGGGATTATTGCCGGTCTGTTCCATCTGAGCGTCCGTCCGCCCGAGCGCCTCTACAAGGCCCTGCGGATGGGGAACATCGAAACCGTGCTGTCGAGCAGTATCGCTGCGGTGTTCTTCTCGGCCTTCGTGGTTGCGGGCACCATGTGGTACGGCAACGCCACCACCCCGATCGAACTGTTTGGCCCCACCCGTTATCAGTGGGATAGCGGCTACTTCCAACAGGAAATCCAACGTCGCGTTCAAACCGATGTGGCGGCTGGCAAGAGCTTGGATGAAGCTTGGTCGGCAATTCCCGAAAAGCTGGCTTTCTATGACTACGTGGGCAATAGCCCCGCCAAGGGCGGTCTGTTCCGCGTCGGCAAGATGAACAGCGGCGACGGCATGGCCAAGAAGTGGCTGGGTCACGCGGTGTTCACCGATGCTGAAGGTCGCGAACTGAACGTGCGCCGTCTGCCGAACTTCTTCGAAACCTTCCCGGTTGTGATGACCGATGCGGATGGTGTGGTGCGTGCGGACATTCCGTTCCGTCGTGCAGAATCGAGGCTGAGTGTTGAGCAAAGCGGTGTCACGGCTAAGGTCTACGGCGGTGCGCTGGGCGGCCAAACCTTCACCAACCCGGCGGATGTGAAGCGGTTGGCTCGCCGTTCGCAGTTGGGCGAACCGTTTGAGTTCGACACCACCGATGCAGATGGCGTGTTCCGCACCAGCCCTCGCGGTTGGTTCACCTTCGCCCATGCTTCGTTTGCGCTGCTGTTCTTCTTTGGTCACATCTGGCACGGTGCTCGGACGCTGTTCCGCGACGTGTTTGCTGGGATTGAAGCTGACCTGGGCGAACAAATCGAGTTTGGTGCGTTCCAAAAACTGGGCGACTTGACCACCCGTAAGGAGTCGGTCTAG
- a CDS encoding protein phosphatase 2C domain-containing protein, whose amino-acid sequence MTVPIGSIECSNSHCGHGNPASAKVCAACGAPLLHLYLYGIGSDLRSLAPGTWLANRYYYLGDRRFLDGKPGQVPEVPGEVTRLLLSYLRLVEHRPQVPQIYGVVKQSNFSREAILLLEGAPIGPDGSLLPKLVDQWAKATPLRQLNWLWQVARLWEPLQDAGVTATLLEPERLRVGSGWVRLLALKDNAGRSPSWAEWGRWWVQRLRPHPALESLVSPLLQQVALGNCDPPTLVANLEQLITQVAAQDAPVELAVASLSDPGPSRSRNEDACYPFSQDQTRGQRLGLAIVCDGLGGHEGGDVASRWAIEQLTTELVPFVEAAAQAPPSPELVNATLLRAIGLANAVITQRNVQEGRAERQRMGTTVVLALVIDRWLYIAHVGDSRAYQITPTGCYALTLDDDLATRETRLGLGFYRDLLQISAAGALVQALGMGNSEQLYPSVRRMVLDEDCAIVLCSDGVSDFDLIERSWRDQFPVRWGQGDPGQTVAQMIALANQHNGHDNATISLVQIGATRQLVPDPARLRRPVMVPSPPLDRELEVSPAANPNHPNSFQGDDLLPSVVAKMPQTELVTPSVEPSPIPPEGRSPLVRSPWVGRWFSLLALVIFGGGLLALVIMPLVRQLVDANAPNTPAPSPTPIASPSGINTTPSPVPSPMALNVGEVLQIKPQAAALGLYGPDRTTLVGWLPPNSTIQILRISLPIAPVPTTAAPTATPITNPPTGDRPSGPPPGLTWVELKICTLGRSNPNSSLASGATLWARQADLGDRVVAAAPLPLPNGCQASTITPDAVNNPP is encoded by the coding sequence ATGACGGTGCCGATCGGGTCGATCGAATGCAGTAATTCCCACTGCGGTCACGGGAATCCCGCCTCGGCCAAGGTCTGTGCTGCCTGTGGTGCTCCGCTGCTGCATCTATACCTCTACGGGATTGGATCCGACCTGCGGTCGCTGGCTCCCGGCACTTGGCTCGCCAATCGCTACTACTACTTGGGCGATCGGCGCTTTTTGGACGGCAAGCCAGGCCAAGTACCCGAAGTGCCTGGGGAGGTGACGCGCCTGCTTCTCAGCTATTTGCGGCTGGTGGAGCATCGGCCCCAAGTGCCCCAAATTTACGGCGTTGTCAAACAGTCGAACTTTAGCCGGGAAGCCATTTTGTTGCTTGAAGGGGCCCCGATCGGCCCCGATGGATCCCTGCTGCCAAAGTTAGTTGACCAATGGGCCAAGGCCACACCCCTGCGCCAACTGAATTGGCTGTGGCAAGTGGCGCGGCTCTGGGAACCCTTGCAAGACGCGGGAGTTACGGCCACCCTGTTGGAGCCGGAGCGGTTGCGGGTGGGGAGCGGCTGGGTGCGGTTGCTGGCCCTGAAGGACAATGCGGGGCGATCGCCCAGTTGGGCCGAGTGGGGGCGCTGGTGGGTGCAACGGCTGCGGCCCCATCCGGCCTTGGAATCTTTGGTGTCGCCCCTGTTGCAACAGGTGGCGTTGGGTAATTGCGATCCGCCGACTCTGGTGGCGAATTTGGAGCAGCTCATCACCCAAGTGGCGGCCCAGGATGCGCCCGTGGAGCTGGCCGTGGCCAGCCTGAGCGACCCGGGGCCGAGCCGATCGCGCAATGAAGATGCTTGCTATCCCTTCAGCCAAGATCAGACCCGAGGGCAGCGGTTGGGCTTGGCGATCGTCTGCGATGGGCTAGGGGGCCATGAGGGCGGGGACGTGGCTTCCCGTTGGGCGATCGAACAGCTCACCACCGAGCTAGTGCCCTTTGTGGAAGCCGCCGCCCAAGCCCCCCCGAGTCCTGAGTTGGTGAATGCCACCCTGCTGCGGGCGATCGGGCTGGCCAATGCCGTCATTACCCAACGTAATGTGCAGGAGGGGCGAGCCGAGCGCCAACGGATGGGCACCACGGTGGTTTTGGCCCTGGTGATCGATCGATGGCTGTACATTGCCCATGTGGGCGATAGCCGCGCTTATCAAATCACGCCCACGGGCTGCTATGCCTTGACCTTGGATGATGACCTGGCTACCCGCGAAACCCGTTTGGGTCTCGGGTTCTATCGAGATTTGTTGCAAATCAGCGCAGCCGGGGCCCTGGTACAGGCCTTGGGCATGGGCAATTCTGAGCAACTTTATCCCAGCGTACGCCGCATGGTGCTGGACGAGGATTGCGCGATCGTCCTCTGCTCCGATGGGGTGAGCGATTTTGACCTGATCGAGCGATCGTGGCGTGACCAGTTCCCGGTGCGTTGGGGCCAAGGGGATCCCGGTCAAACCGTGGCCCAAATGATCGCCCTCGCCAATCAACACAATGGCCACGACAACGCCACCATCAGCCTGGTGCAAATTGGAGCCACGCGCCAGCTCGTGCCGGATCCAGCCCGCCTGCGCCGCCCCGTGATGGTTCCTAGTCCACCGCTCGATCGAGAATTGGAGGTTTCGCCCGCCGCCAACCCCAATCACCCCAATAGTTTCCAAGGGGATGACCTGTTGCCCTCGGTGGTGGCCAAAATGCCCCAAACGGAACTGGTGACCCCCTCGGTGGAACCCTCGCCAATTCCCCCTGAGGGCCGATCGCCCCTGGTTCGATCGCCCTGGGTTGGCCGCTGGTTCAGCCTGTTGGCCCTAGTCATTTTCGGCGGTGGGCTGTTGGCCCTGGTGATCATGCCCCTGGTGCGGCAACTGGTCGATGCCAATGCCCCCAATACCCCGGCTCCTAGCCCCACCCCGATCGCCTCGCCCAGTGGGATCAACACCACACCCAGCCCCGTACCCAGCCCGATGGCTCTGAACGTGGGCGAGGTGCTGCAAATCAAGCCCCAAGCTGCCGCCCTGGGGTTATACGGGCCCGATCGAACCACCCTGGTTGGTTGGTTACCCCCCAACAGCACCATTCAAATTCTGCGCATTTCCTTGCCGATCGCCCCCGTCCCCACAACAGCCGCCCCAACGGCCACCCCGATCACCAACCCGCCAACCGGTGATCGCCCCTCTGGGCCGCCACCGGGACTGACCTGGGTGGAACTCAAAATCTGTACCCTGGGCCGCAGCAATCCCAACAGTTCTCTCGCCAGCGGCGCAACTCTTTGGGCCCGCCAAGCGGACTTGGGCGATCGCGTTGTGGCCGCCGCTCCCCTCCCCTTGCCCAACGGCTGCCAAGCCTCGACAATCACTCCCGATGCTGTCAACAACCCGCCGTGA
- a CDS encoding PD40 domain-containing protein, whose translation MLLRSNFQLWRWRAIAARCSSLGLLSLLLGCVSDLPKAQLPSVTELPNDRDTLIVTTDINNQGPDPSRLAFYTADLQTGLVARWLLQNDVEIEQPNKNQALIENGPPVLLRDGSGLIYQGVFSGRSSPFLITPQGGVRSLTVPPAAQSSNGRRAWSADGRWLAYERIESRGEATFSEIYLLDRQTGQQRLWLANDDADREIRWMSWSPDSQRLAVARYQLGQEAVDLTLLDLQKPPQVLIREGETTPFQVPEVAMYDFQWLPDSQRLSFLNHRNPAVRGNDDPLDEFLSFQWLFPQSSGVKSQSSIWILDTRSRQFQELPLVTQGERLGDLSAYTWSPDGQQLALVAGFAGPCRRLVTAGQVTCSDHIYVASADGRRLRQLTQVEQWPSYRVLWFSPQRPAGPSF comes from the coding sequence ATGTTGTTGCGATCCAATTTTCAACTCTGGCGGTGGCGGGCGATCGCGGCGCGCTGCTCAAGCCTTGGCCTGCTCTCTCTACTCTTAGGTTGCGTCAGTGACTTGCCCAAGGCACAGTTACCGAGCGTTACAGAACTGCCCAACGATCGGGACACCCTGATCGTGACCACGGACATTAATAATCAAGGCCCCGACCCATCACGGTTGGCATTTTATACGGCCGACTTACAAACGGGCTTGGTGGCTCGCTGGCTGCTGCAAAACGACGTGGAGATTGAGCAGCCCAACAAAAATCAAGCCCTAATTGAAAATGGCCCGCCCGTTTTGTTGCGCGATGGCAGCGGGTTGATCTATCAAGGCGTATTTTCCGGGCGATCGAGTCCCTTTTTGATTACGCCCCAAGGGGGAGTGCGATCGCTCACCGTTCCCCCCGCCGCCCAAAGCTCCAATGGCCGGCGGGCCTGGAGTGCCGATGGCCGTTGGTTGGCCTATGAACGAATTGAGTCGCGTGGTGAAGCCACTTTTTCGGAAATTTACTTACTCGATCGGCAAACGGGCCAACAGCGCCTTTGGCTCGCGAACGATGATGCCGATCGGGAAATTCGCTGGATGAGCTGGTCTCCCGATAGTCAGCGCCTGGCCGTTGCCCGCTATCAACTGGGGCAAGAGGCGGTGGATCTGACCCTGCTGGATTTGCAAAAGCCGCCCCAAGTGCTGATTCGGGAAGGAGAAACCACGCCTTTTCAAGTGCCCGAAGTCGCCATGTACGACTTCCAATGGTTACCGGATAGTCAGCGGCTGAGCTTTTTAAATCACCGCAACCCGGCCGTGCGCGGCAACGACGATCCGCTTGATGAATTTTTGAGTTTTCAGTGGCTGTTTCCCCAATCGTCCGGGGTGAAATCCCAGTCCTCAATTTGGATTTTAGATACTCGATCGCGCCAATTTCAGGAATTGCCGCTGGTGACCCAAGGGGAGCGCCTGGGGGATTTATCGGCCTATACCTGGTCACCGGACGGCCAACAACTGGCTTTGGTGGCCGGCTTTGCGGGCCCCTGTCGGCGGCTGGTGACCGCTGGTCAGGTCACCTGTAGTGACCATATCTATGTGGCGAGTGCGGATGGTCGGCGGCTGCGGCAGTTAACCCAGGTGGAGCAGTGGCCGAGCTATCGGGTGTTGTGGTTTTCTCCCCAACGTCCTGCGGGGCCATCATTCTGA